The following are encoded together in the Acidicapsa ligni genome:
- a CDS encoding sigma-54-dependent transcriptional regulator — protein MKSQVLVFEQFGGYGKAMQTPTKVLIVEDEVHALMGLAELISGWGYRTETARDGVEGYEKVLAWDPAIVVTDLKMPRMDGIGLLTKLTDSGNSNLAVVVLTAQGSVELAVDAMKLGAYDFISKPVDATRLKTILANAVRQRNTELELEVTRRQLRQSGVLGALVGHSKPMQEVFGLIERIAPSNVSVLITGESGTGKELVARTLHDLSDRKDRPFVAVNCAAIPETLMESEIFGHEKGSFTGAMERRAGCFELAEEGTLLLDELGEMPIGTQAKLLRVLEERKLRRLGARNEQDVDVRVLAATNRNPEEAVAAGQLRSDLFYRLNVFHIHMPPLREHREDIPDMVEAMLEEMNQKHGRRVVGVSAAVQERLQQHEWPGNARELRNLMERAVILSSDAGMVEIAHLPPGFGKVFVPPAPAADGNSVQVRVGATVGEAEKLLILRTLEHTGQNKTRAAEILGVSLKTLHNKLKEYEYQRESAS, from the coding sequence TTGAAATCCCAGGTTCTTGTTTTTGAGCAGTTTGGCGGATACGGGAAAGCGATGCAGACACCTACCAAAGTTCTGATTGTGGAAGACGAGGTTCATGCCCTGATGGGCCTGGCGGAGCTGATTTCCGGCTGGGGCTATCGGACGGAGACCGCGCGCGATGGCGTCGAAGGTTATGAAAAGGTCCTGGCATGGGACCCGGCCATTGTCGTCACCGACCTCAAAATGCCGCGTATGGATGGCATTGGGCTGCTGACGAAGCTGACCGACTCCGGCAACAGCAATCTGGCTGTTGTGGTGCTGACAGCACAGGGTTCGGTTGAGCTGGCCGTGGACGCCATGAAGCTGGGTGCTTACGACTTCATCTCGAAGCCGGTGGATGCGACGCGGCTGAAGACCATCCTGGCCAACGCGGTGCGGCAACGCAATACCGAGCTGGAGCTGGAGGTTACGCGGCGGCAACTGCGGCAGAGCGGAGTGCTGGGCGCACTGGTCGGTCACTCCAAACCGATGCAGGAAGTGTTTGGGCTGATCGAGCGGATTGCGCCTTCCAACGTCTCCGTGCTGATCACCGGCGAAAGTGGCACGGGCAAAGAGCTGGTGGCGCGGACGCTGCATGATCTGAGCGATCGCAAGGATCGCCCATTCGTGGCGGTGAACTGCGCGGCGATTCCTGAGACGCTGATGGAGAGCGAAATCTTCGGCCACGAAAAAGGCTCGTTTACCGGAGCGATGGAGCGCCGGGCGGGCTGCTTTGAGTTGGCGGAAGAAGGCACATTGCTACTGGATGAACTGGGCGAAATGCCTATCGGCACGCAGGCCAAGCTGCTCCGCGTACTGGAAGAACGCAAGCTGCGGCGGCTGGGAGCGCGTAACGAGCAGGATGTGGATGTTCGCGTGCTGGCTGCCACCAATCGCAATCCCGAGGAGGCTGTTGCCGCGGGGCAACTGCGTTCGGACTTGTTTTATCGGCTGAATGTGTTTCATATTCATATGCCGCCGTTGCGGGAGCATCGCGAGGATATTCCCGACATGGTCGAAGCGATGCTGGAGGAGATGAACCAGAAGCATGGGCGGCGCGTGGTTGGGGTTTCAGCGGCGGTACAGGAGCGATTGCAGCAGCATGAGTGGCCGGGCAATGCGCGCGAGCTGCGCAACCTGATGGAGCGCGCGGTGATTCTTTCGTCCGATGCGGGAATGGTGGAGATCGCTCATCTGCCGCCTGGCTTTGGCAAGGTTTTCGTTCCGCCTGCTCCTGCTGCGGACGGAAATTCGGTACAGGTACGCGTTGGAGCGACGGTGGGCGAAGCAGAGAAACTATTAATTCTGCGTACGCTGGAACATACCGGGCAAAATAAGACGCGGGCTGCCGAGATTCTCGGTGTAAGTTTGAAGACACTACACAACAAGCTCAAGGAATACGAATACCAACGGGAAAGCGCAAGCTAG
- a CDS encoding NAD(+)/NADH kinase, giving the protein MNRIAIVSKPLKEELARLLPELVVWLREHNFEPVLDRESASYLVGAEASQGISRIEKSGIAVLDRPDLPQARPSLVVVLGGDGTLLAVGRIFARTDTPILSVNLGSLGFLTEVRLSSLYPTLEGWCDNCCTIDERTMLHAELWRDEQCITSFEAVNDVVLSKGAIARMGDFAVELDGMLAARFRADGVIVATPTGSTAYTLAANGPILVPGVDAHVITPICPHLLTLRPMVVPSTATLTLRIEGPKGGLPNQTVLTVDGQQAVDLRVGDELRCHRSEFTVKLVRLGGNGFFEALRSKLKWGER; this is encoded by the coding sequence ATGAACCGAATCGCTATTGTTTCCAAGCCTCTTAAAGAGGAGCTCGCGCGGCTGCTTCCAGAACTCGTCGTATGGCTCCGTGAACATAATTTTGAACCAGTTCTGGATCGCGAAAGCGCCTCCTACCTGGTCGGGGCTGAAGCCTCCCAGGGTATATCCCGTATTGAAAAATCCGGCATCGCAGTCCTGGATCGCCCGGATCTCCCGCAGGCTCGTCCATCGCTGGTCGTTGTTCTCGGCGGCGATGGCACGTTGTTAGCGGTGGGGCGTATTTTTGCTCGTACGGATACACCGATCCTCAGCGTCAACCTCGGCTCTCTCGGCTTCCTCACCGAGGTTCGCCTCTCCAGCCTCTATCCCACGCTGGAGGGCTGGTGTGATAACTGCTGCACCATCGACGAGCGCACCATGCTGCACGCCGAGCTGTGGCGCGATGAGCAATGCATTACCAGCTTCGAGGCTGTGAACGATGTTGTGCTCTCCAAGGGCGCGATTGCTCGCATGGGCGACTTCGCCGTTGAGCTCGATGGCATGCTGGCCGCGCGCTTCCGCGCCGACGGCGTCATCGTTGCCACCCCTACCGGATCGACAGCGTATACGCTGGCAGCCAACGGCCCGATCCTGGTTCCCGGCGTAGATGCCCACGTCATCACGCCCATCTGCCCGCATCTGCTTACACTGCGGCCAATGGTTGTGCCTTCCACCGCCACGCTCACCCTGCGCATCGAGGGGCCCAAAGGCGGACTTCCCAACCAGACCGTGCTTACGGTAGATGGTCAGCAGGCAGTCGATCTTCGCGTCGGGGACGAGCTTCGCTGTCACCGCTCCGAGTTCACCGTAAAGCTGGTTCGTCTCGGAGGCAATGGCTTCTTTGAGGCTCTGCGCAGCAAACTCAAATGGGGCGAGCGGTAG
- a CDS encoding flagellar protein FliS yields MSFTAKYAVGLLLPVLLMGCDQKVKQTPPQALAPPIVDAPPQQPVAVSTADLPAPVVGDVPPAPSTTANSTPPPPPPKKKVPRPKKPVTPATNSGANPAANQEAANPGAAVSAIGQLSGGDSGDLRAQTENSISGTEKGLNGISRTLSDSETKTAAQIREFLKQAREALKTGDVDGAHTLALKARVLLTELNQ; encoded by the coding sequence ATGAGTTTTACGGCCAAGTATGCCGTGGGGTTGTTGCTGCCTGTTTTATTGATGGGCTGCGATCAAAAAGTAAAACAGACGCCGCCACAGGCGCTAGCTCCACCAATTGTCGATGCACCACCGCAGCAGCCAGTAGCCGTATCTACGGCAGATCTACCGGCGCCTGTCGTGGGCGATGTTCCGCCTGCACCTTCAACGACAGCCAATTCGACGCCTCCACCTCCGCCGCCAAAGAAGAAAGTACCTCGTCCCAAGAAGCCTGTGACTCCTGCGACGAACTCTGGAGCGAACCCTGCAGCAAATCAGGAAGCTGCCAATCCTGGGGCTGCTGTGAGCGCGATCGGCCAGCTCTCCGGCGGGGACTCCGGCGATCTGCGAGCGCAGACGGAAAACTCCATCAGCGGCACGGAAAAAGGCTTGAACGGAATTTCCCGAACTCTGAGCGATTCGGAAACCAAGACCGCTGCCCAGATTCGTGAATTTCTCAAGCAGGCACGGGAAGCGTTAAAGACCGGCGATGTCGATGGCGCACATACTCTGGCATTGAAGGCCAGGGTCTTGTTGACCGAGTTGAATCAGTAG
- a CDS encoding sensor histidine kinase has translation MSLKTKLVLAITSLVFLITAVLSLVYVSRLLEAAVQQSYDTNVLVAQQVRYALQLALETGLKDQKVDPNDPVQLRNLAAMAVRDNTALMALVNSAIRYSPTVYDISISDRQNRALLTTGPGGDDQLLPTRPNYQRLQDSNPVELLETIFGKPKVYDVTVPLDRNGEPFATVRVGVRTTFLLEHYWPWLKTALALMGFALGTALLVAFLLANLALQPMEELNLQLDYWTPSAEEQSSDGEEPETTDTVLRVSNKIERIGQRMRNVEEVFSALKENLDQVLGNLQDGIVLFTGDGRVVLVSNSVGRFLHMDRNDLLGQHARDIFDRSTVLSTTIRDAWDAGVTLVQEEIRTEAGNRIEVSLDFIHDDGLRQGLGALLTLHDQESMEVIESEFELSRRMAAIGRLTSGVGHEVKNPINAIVVHLELLKTKLGDTATPATRHLDIIDSEIHRLDRVVQTLVDFSRPVEVRLIEYDLRNVVSDVVTLAAAELSTRQVRLTCKLPEFPMVAKVDVDLLKQAVLNVVQNGGQAMPYGGKLEVLLVEDGKSAVIKVLDEGEGISEELREKIFDLYFTTKKDGSGIGLAMTYRILQLHHGSIDVQSELGRGSEFQLRIPLSATDRGRRHPQPTVLESVKGLEG, from the coding sequence ATGAGCCTTAAAACTAAACTCGTTCTGGCAATTACCAGCTTGGTGTTTTTAATCACGGCCGTACTTTCCCTGGTGTATGTCAGCCGACTGCTTGAGGCGGCGGTACAACAGTCGTATGACACGAATGTTCTGGTCGCGCAGCAGGTTCGCTACGCATTGCAACTGGCGCTTGAAACGGGACTGAAGGATCAGAAAGTCGATCCGAACGACCCGGTGCAATTACGCAACCTGGCGGCAATGGCGGTGAGAGATAACACGGCTTTGATGGCGCTCGTGAACTCGGCAATACGCTATTCGCCGACGGTGTATGACATCAGCATCAGCGACCGGCAAAATCGGGCTTTGCTGACCACGGGACCGGGCGGCGACGATCAATTGCTCCCGACACGGCCGAACTATCAACGGCTGCAGGACAGCAATCCTGTAGAGCTGCTGGAGACGATCTTCGGCAAGCCCAAGGTGTATGACGTTACAGTGCCGCTGGACCGCAACGGCGAGCCGTTTGCCACGGTTCGGGTCGGCGTGCGCACCACGTTTCTGCTGGAGCACTATTGGCCGTGGCTGAAGACAGCGCTGGCACTGATGGGTTTCGCCCTGGGAACGGCGCTGCTGGTGGCATTCCTGCTCGCCAACCTGGCCTTGCAGCCGATGGAAGAGCTGAACCTGCAACTGGATTACTGGACTCCTTCGGCGGAAGAGCAGAGCTCCGACGGCGAGGAACCGGAGACAACCGATACGGTGCTGCGTGTCTCCAACAAGATCGAGCGAATCGGTCAGCGCATGCGCAACGTGGAAGAGGTTTTCTCGGCACTCAAGGAGAATCTCGACCAGGTGCTGGGTAATCTGCAGGATGGCATCGTGCTGTTTACCGGGGATGGGCGCGTGGTGCTGGTTTCCAACTCGGTTGGACGCTTTCTGCACATGGATCGGAACGACCTGCTGGGGCAGCATGCGCGAGATATTTTTGACCGGAGCACGGTGCTAAGCACGACGATACGCGATGCCTGGGATGCCGGCGTAACGCTGGTGCAGGAAGAGATCAGGACCGAGGCCGGCAACCGGATCGAGGTATCGCTGGACTTCATTCACGACGATGGTTTGCGGCAGGGATTGGGCGCCCTGCTGACCCTGCATGATCAGGAGTCGATGGAAGTAATCGAGAGCGAATTTGAGCTTTCACGGCGCATGGCGGCAATTGGGCGTCTTACGTCGGGCGTGGGGCATGAGGTGAAAAACCCGATCAATGCCATTGTGGTTCACCTGGAGCTGTTGAAGACCAAACTGGGCGATACGGCGACTCCGGCAACGCGCCACCTTGACATTATTGATTCCGAAATTCATCGACTGGACCGTGTTGTGCAAACGCTGGTGGACTTTTCTCGTCCAGTAGAAGTGCGCCTGATCGAGTACGACCTGCGCAACGTGGTGTCGGACGTGGTGACGCTGGCTGCGGCTGAACTATCGACCAGGCAGGTGAGGCTGACCTGCAAGCTTCCCGAATTCCCGATGGTTGCCAAGGTGGACGTTGATCTGCTGAAACAGGCCGTGCTGAATGTGGTGCAGAACGGCGGCCAAGCGATGCCTTACGGCGGCAAATTAGAGGTTTTGCTGGTTGAAGATGGCAAATCGGCAGTGATCAAAGTGCTGGATGAAGGCGAAGGTATCTCCGAGGAGCTTCGCGAGAAAATCTTCGATTTGTATTTCACCACGAAGAAAGATGGCAGCGGCATAGGGCTGGCAATGACTTATCGCATTCTCCAGTTGCATCATGGCAGTATCGACGTACAATCAGAACTAGGTCGTGGCTCGGAATTCCAACTGCGAATTCCCCTCTCTGCCACGGACCGGGGACGGCGGCATCCTCAGCCGACGGTTTTAGAAAGCGTAAAGGGGTTGGAAGGATGA
- a CDS encoding dipeptidase — MPSSAIDYARQNQSRFLEELKALLRIPSVSTDPAHKGDVRKAAEVLAAELKRIGLENVRLIETGTPEKPGHPLVYADWLHASGKPTVLCYGHYDVQPPDPLDEWLSPPFEPTERDGNIYARGAVDDKGQMYMHVKAIESLLASNSKLPLNVRVILEGEEEVGGEGIATFVASKPPELQADFALVSDTEMFAPGLPTLCVGLRGMIYTEIEVRGAKTDLHSGMYGGAAPNPFVALAQIIARLKDEKGHILIPGLYDRIIPPSREELTAWESLPFDEEHYRQTEVGSKSLVGEEGYSVLERTWARPTLDVHGMPGGFIGAGAKTVIPAKALAKVSIRLVPDMNPTDTFALYQSFVQHLTPPGVDVDVRLIHSGEPCLIPVDNPYIQAATSALKEIWGKDTVFIRSGGSIPIVGDFARHLNLPSVMMGFGLPDDNLHAPNEKFLISNFHQGIESIVRFLETVGEPAEN; from the coding sequence ATGCCATCCTCCGCAATCGACTACGCCCGCCAGAACCAGTCTCGTTTTCTTGAAGAACTGAAAGCGCTCCTGCGCATTCCATCCGTTTCGACGGACCCGGCGCACAAGGGCGATGTCCGCAAAGCTGCCGAGGTGCTCGCAGCCGAGCTGAAGCGCATCGGCCTGGAGAATGTCCGCCTGATCGAGACCGGAACTCCAGAAAAGCCCGGCCATCCGCTCGTCTACGCCGACTGGCTGCATGCTTCCGGCAAACCAACCGTCCTCTGCTACGGACACTACGATGTCCAGCCCCCCGATCCGCTCGACGAATGGCTCTCGCCGCCCTTTGAGCCCACCGAGCGCGACGGCAACATCTACGCCCGCGGCGCCGTGGACGACAAGGGCCAGATGTACATGCACGTCAAAGCCATCGAATCTCTGCTCGCTTCAAACAGCAAGCTCCCGCTGAATGTCCGGGTCATTCTTGAAGGCGAAGAAGAAGTTGGCGGAGAGGGAATCGCCACCTTCGTCGCCTCCAAACCACCCGAGTTGCAGGCGGACTTTGCCCTCGTCTCCGATACGGAGATGTTCGCGCCTGGCCTGCCTACCCTATGCGTCGGCCTGCGCGGCATGATCTATACCGAGATCGAAGTGCGAGGAGCCAAGACCGATCTCCATTCCGGAATGTACGGCGGCGCGGCCCCCAATCCCTTCGTCGCGCTTGCACAGATCATCGCCCGCCTCAAGGACGAAAAAGGCCACATCCTCATCCCCGGCCTCTATGACAGGATCATTCCGCCCAGCCGCGAAGAACTCACCGCCTGGGAGAGCCTGCCCTTCGATGAAGAGCACTATCGTCAGACCGAGGTCGGCTCAAAATCCCTGGTCGGCGAAGAAGGCTACAGCGTTCTGGAACGAACCTGGGCGCGGCCTACCCTCGACGTTCACGGCATGCCCGGCGGCTTCATCGGAGCAGGCGCTAAAACCGTCATTCCCGCCAAGGCTCTCGCGAAAGTCTCGATCCGCCTGGTTCCGGACATGAATCCGACCGATACCTTCGCCCTCTACCAAAGCTTCGTCCAGCACCTGACGCCGCCCGGCGTGGACGTGGATGTCCGCCTGATCCACTCCGGCGAACCCTGCCTGATCCCGGTAGACAACCCCTACATCCAGGCAGCGACTTCAGCTCTCAAGGAAATCTGGGGCAAGGACACCGTCTTCATCCGCTCCGGAGGCTCGATTCCAATCGTCGGTGACTTCGCCCGACACCTCAATCTGCCCAGCGTCATGATGGGATTTGGTCTACCCGACGACAATCTTCACGCACCCAATGAGAAATTCCTCATCAGCAACTTCCACCAGGGCATTGAATCCATCGTCCGTTTTCTGGAAACCGTTGGCGAACCCGCCGAAAACTGA
- a CDS encoding ABC transporter ATP-binding protein — MSEETQTESSFPSERDPQEPELQPEPEPGPAPSLLEDLDELQSPTSVKELEAASAEAKVVIADAVAEAAVANPSVPPLVAEPYIAFDKVSIAFGDRKILDNISFHVGRGQTLCILGRSGVGKSVSLRILLGFLAADSGCIRVDGKEITTMHEAGLQEIRKQVTMVFQNGALFDSLSVGENIAFPLREKGGLAEDQIQQLVMRLLELVGASETIDLLPSSLSTGQKRCIAIARGLAAQPQAILYDEPTTMVDPIMGRLIGDLIQRLKLQLGITSIVVTHDMRFAMRLADLVLFLDSGTARFFGTIHEFQQCTDPHVLQFLTLDAYQLPVANGSKR; from the coding sequence GTGAGCGAAGAGACCCAGACCGAATCCTCTTTTCCAAGTGAACGCGACCCGCAGGAGCCAGAATTGCAGCCAGAACCGGAGCCAGGTCCTGCGCCGTCCCTGCTGGAAGACCTTGATGAACTCCAATCCCCCACCTCCGTCAAGGAGCTTGAGGCTGCCTCCGCTGAGGCCAAGGTCGTCATCGCAGATGCAGTCGCCGAGGCTGCCGTGGCCAACCCAAGCGTCCCGCCCCTGGTGGCTGAGCCGTATATTGCTTTCGACAAGGTTTCCATAGCCTTTGGCGACCGCAAGATCCTGGATAACATCAGTTTTCACGTCGGTCGCGGCCAGACACTCTGCATCCTGGGGCGAAGCGGCGTCGGAAAATCTGTTTCGCTACGCATTCTGCTCGGCTTTCTAGCCGCAGACTCCGGCTGTATCCGCGTCGATGGCAAAGAGATTACGACCATGCACGAAGCCGGTCTCCAGGAGATCCGCAAACAAGTCACCATGGTTTTCCAAAATGGAGCCCTCTTCGACTCACTCTCGGTTGGCGAAAATATAGCGTTCCCCCTGCGCGAAAAAGGCGGCTTGGCCGAGGATCAGATTCAGCAGCTAGTCATGCGCCTGTTGGAACTCGTCGGAGCCAGCGAAACCATCGATCTCCTGCCCAGCAGCCTCTCGACCGGGCAAAAGCGCTGCATCGCCATCGCCCGCGGACTGGCCGCCCAACCCCAGGCCATCCTCTATGACGAGCCGACCACGATGGTCGATCCGATCATGGGCCGCCTCATCGGCGACCTCATACAGCGCCTCAAGCTGCAACTTGGCATTACCAGCATTGTCGTTACCCACGACATGCGCTTCGCCATGCGACTGGCCGATCTCGTCCTCTTTCTGGACTCCGGCACTGCCCGCTTTTTTGGAACCATCCACGAGTTTCAGCAGTGTACCGATCCGCATGTATTGCAGTTTTTGACGCTGGATGCCTATCAACTTCCGGTCGCTAACGGCAGTAAACGCTGA
- a CDS encoding rhodanese-like domain-containing protein, translating to MSSDMSNFEITVQDAAILLKEGKAKLIDVREPIEYATAKIDGSTLIPMGDIPARAHQELDPDDHLLILCHHGARSLSVTNWLRQQGFDSTQSIAGGIEQWSREIDPKVPRY from the coding sequence ATGTCTTCTGATATGTCCAATTTCGAGATCACCGTCCAGGATGCAGCGATTCTGCTTAAAGAGGGTAAGGCCAAGTTGATCGACGTGCGCGAACCCATCGAATACGCTACCGCCAAAATCGATGGCAGCACCCTGATTCCCATGGGCGACATTCCCGCCCGCGCCCACCAGGAACTCGACCCCGACGACCACCTGCTGATCCTTTGCCATCACGGCGCAAGATCGCTCAGCGTCACTAACTGGCTCCGCCAGCAGGGCTTCGACTCCACTCAGTCCATCGCAGGCGGCATAGAACAATGGTCCCGCGAAATCGACCCCAAAGTCCCCCGTTACTGA
- a CDS encoding S10 family peptidase, translating into MSHLWNRTTLVTAVSILSLSFAIPSFAQGPERRATTETKEEPSKDIPIPQETTAITQHQQTIGGQTIHYTATVGNLLISKEDHDQNEKPYHSIFYVAYTADGADAKTRPVTFLYNGGPGSATIWLEMGSVGPVRVLSQSPEATHNPPFQVVPNEYSLLDKTDLVFIDAPATGYSRPVGKGTVKDVAGVDQDLTAFTKFIIRYITVNHRWNSPKFLFGESYGTTRSAGLSATLNEEGVQLNGVILLSSILNYNAHAAGLDNEYITDLPTFAAIAYYHNKVADKPADILTFVQQAREFASGPYAAALFAGNTISPAEEDKVAADLSRFTGLSVKYVKDANLRISPTRFRKELLRDQNKVLGRYDGRFEGPDADAAGEFPGFDPSDTGISGAYIDSFHDYLEKELKYSNPETYNNSGPGVNQQWDEHHRPASGGRGFGQQTMPYVAGDLGDTIRKNPYLKVFSANGLYDLATPFYSTEWELSHMGTDAKLRNNVQFGYYPSGHMVYLNVDALKAFRQDLGKFYDSAK; encoded by the coding sequence TTGTCCCATCTCTGGAACAGAACAACTCTCGTTACGGCAGTCTCCATATTGTCGCTCTCATTTGCGATTCCATCCTTTGCCCAGGGTCCGGAGCGGCGTGCAACAACCGAGACGAAAGAAGAGCCTTCAAAGGACATTCCCATTCCGCAGGAGACGACCGCGATCACCCAGCATCAGCAGACCATTGGCGGCCAGACCATTCACTACACGGCTACCGTTGGCAATTTGCTGATCAGCAAAGAAGATCACGATCAGAACGAGAAGCCATACCACAGCATCTTCTACGTGGCCTATACCGCGGATGGAGCGGACGCCAAAACGCGCCCCGTAACCTTCCTCTACAACGGCGGTCCTGGCTCCGCGACGATCTGGCTTGAGATGGGGTCTGTCGGCCCGGTGCGCGTGCTTTCACAGAGCCCCGAGGCTACTCACAATCCGCCGTTCCAGGTGGTGCCTAACGAGTACAGCCTGCTCGATAAGACCGATCTCGTCTTCATCGACGCACCCGCCACCGGCTACTCGCGCCCGGTCGGAAAGGGAACTGTGAAGGATGTGGCCGGCGTGGATCAGGATCTGACCGCGTTCACCAAATTCATCATTCGCTACATCACGGTGAACCACCGCTGGAACTCACCGAAATTCCTCTTCGGCGAGTCCTACGGAACCACGCGTTCGGCTGGTCTCTCCGCAACGCTCAATGAAGAAGGCGTGCAGTTGAACGGCGTCATCCTGCTCTCGTCAATCCTCAACTATAACGCACACGCCGCTGGTCTCGACAACGAATACATCACCGACCTGCCGACCTTTGCCGCCATCGCGTACTACCACAACAAGGTTGCCGACAAGCCAGCCGACATTCTCACCTTCGTCCAGCAGGCGCGCGAATTCGCAAGCGGACCTTATGCCGCAGCGCTCTTCGCAGGCAACACCATCAGCCCCGCAGAAGAGGATAAGGTCGCAGCCGATCTCAGCCGCTTCACCGGCCTCAGTGTCAAGTATGTGAAGGACGCGAATCTGCGCATCTCGCCCACGCGTTTCCGCAAGGAACTGCTGCGCGATCAGAACAAAGTTCTGGGACGTTACGACGGACGCTTCGAAGGTCCTGACGCGGATGCGGCTGGCGAATTTCCCGGCTTCGATCCCTCCGATACAGGCATCTCCGGAGCTTACATCGACTCTTTCCACGACTACCTTGAGAAGGAGCTGAAGTACAGCAATCCAGAGACCTACAACAACAGCGGACCAGGCGTGAACCAGCAGTGGGATGAGCATCATCGTCCTGCCTCCGGTGGCCGTGGTTTCGGCCAGCAGACCATGCCCTACGTCGCAGGAGACCTGGGCGATACCATTCGCAAGAATCCCTATCTCAAGGTCTTCTCCGCGAACGGCCTCTACGATCTGGCCACGCCCTTCTACTCAACTGAGTGGGAGCTGTCGCACATGGGAACAGACGCCAAACTGCGCAACAATGTCCAGTTCGGCTACTATCCCTCGGGCCACATGGTTTATCTCAATGTAGACGCGCTCAAAGCCTTCCGGCAGGATCTTGGGAAGTTCTACGACAGCGCCAAATAA
- a CDS encoding molybdenum cofactor guanylyltransferase: MPVTEQQCREPAAGFILAGGQSSRMGTDKALAIFDGQPLVTNALAILKTAGLPVKIAGSRSSLGEFAEEIPDSLPSTGPLGGIYAALRLASAGPATGSATGPATAPAAQWSVFLPVDMPLMPSALIARLLERAMLTSAPITVATLNGRMEPFPVVLHRNALPIIEQRLHFGETGCQSAWRSIPVALGERLDSVSVESLVQAGHCRHPAGLPPAWWFQSANTPAELAWLNRISQQYLRQKSATNRVS; encoded by the coding sequence ATGCCGGTGACAGAACAGCAGTGCAGGGAACCAGCCGCCGGTTTTATTCTCGCCGGCGGCCAATCCTCGCGCATGGGCACCGACAAAGCGCTGGCCATCTTCGACGGCCAACCGCTCGTCACAAACGCTCTGGCTATCCTGAAGACTGCTGGCTTGCCAGTTAAAATCGCTGGCTCACGCTCCAGTCTCGGCGAATTCGCAGAAGAAATCCCGGACAGCCTTCCATCGACCGGCCCCTTGGGTGGAATTTACGCAGCCCTGCGCCTCGCATCCGCAGGCCCAGCGACAGGTTCAGCTACAGGCCCAGCTACAGCCCCAGCCGCACAATGGAGCGTTTTTTTACCTGTGGATATGCCACTCATGCCGTCCGCGCTGATTGCCCGTCTGCTCGAACGCGCCATGCTGACCTCTGCCCCGATCACAGTAGCCACGCTCAACGGCCGGATGGAACCATTTCCTGTCGTGCTTCACCGAAATGCGCTGCCAATCATCGAGCAGCGCCTCCACTTCGGCGAAACGGGCTGCCAGTCGGCCTGGCGCTCAATACCTGTTGCTCTTGGCGAACGGCTCGATTCCGTCTCCGTTGAATCTCTCGTGCAGGCCGGTCACTGCCGCCATCCAGCCGGTCTTCCGCCAGCGTGGTGGTTCCAGAGCGCAAACACTCCCGCCGAACTTGCATGGCTCAACCGTATCTCGCAACAGTATCTGCGACAAAAATCTGCCACAAATCGCGTAAGCTGA